Proteins from one Podospora pseudoanserina strain CBS 124.78 chromosome 1, whole genome shotgun sequence genomic window:
- a CDS encoding hypothetical protein (EggNog:ENOG503P132) produces the protein MAGASGSSSSFNSSAFGGVPPSSHGQHSSPLYSTFTPTSAAISALTAESSLAQSPLGSLDLGPPGYHATIKLFERTPNETTIYLGPWEVLGPSPRRIVWQCSYEGDTLEHYLPSDTPSSPHSHPYTLHSHHRRYSSPHELELFVSFPLEPHRIRYISHTDGLTCDDFIEVKYEFTTLESSLNFQSDLRQRDLVDWFDVDVVWSDVHRRTDSYGNVRGLGTIQRMKLWRDRHSSFHYLSVYANHRRRWKEYLVDNFEREFRQRDDRHRRLQLTAKAAGSGGQGRRGSAASGSSGEQQPPQQQPPARRFSAASLFLGSSRRGGSSSNSSSSSQQANGGAASTASQNDPDIRYLGIQFSRNGNVQPGTEDYNRFIVRWEAAHDADSQFETPYPTEPVELQSPYINGQEVPREFTLPYVNGVHGIAELPSPELLGLPPVAESVDGREFDGTQ, from the exons ATGGCAGGTGCctcgggctcctcctcctccttcaactcgTCCGCCTTTGGTGGCGttcctccatcctcccatGGCCAGCACTCCAGCCCGCTCTACTCGACCTTCACACCCACTTCCGCTGCCATCTCTGCCCTGACGGCAGAGTCGTCGTTAGCACAGAGTCCACTAGGGTCTCTAGACCTCGGGCCCCCTGGATATCACGCCACAAT AAAACTCTTCGAACGCACCCCAAACGAAACAACAATCTACCTCGGCCCCTGGGAAGTCCTCGGCCCTTCCCCCCGCCGCATAGTCTGGCAGTGCTCCTACGAAGGCGACACACTAGAACACTACCTCCCCTCCGAcacgccctcctccccacacTCGCACCCATACAccctccactcccaccaccggcgctactcctccccccacgAGCTCGAGCTCTtcgtctccttccccctcgaGCCCCACCGCATCCGCTACATCTCCCACACAGACGGCCTCACCTGCGATGACTTTATCGAGGTCAAGTACGAGTTCACCACCTTGGAGTCCTCCCTCAATTTCCAGTCCGATCTTCGCCAGAGAGACCTAGTGGACTGGTtcgacgtcgacgtcgtCTGGTCCGACGTCCACCGCAGGACTGATTCCTACGGCAACGTCCGTGGGCTGGGAACGATTCAAAGGATGAAGCTCTGGAGGGACAGGCATTCGAGCTTTCACTATCTAAGCGTGTATGCTAACCacaggaggagatggaaggagTACCTGGTTGACAACTTTGAGAGGGAGTTTCGGCAACGGGATGATCGGCATAGACGGTTACAGCTCACAGCCAAAGCCGCGGGGAGTGGGGGGCaagggcggagggggagcgcGGCTTCGGGAAGTAGTGGTGAGCAACAACcgccgcaacagcaacctcctGCTCGCCGATTCTCGGCTGCGTCCTTGTTTCTGGGGTCTAGTAGGCGAggggggagcagcagcaacagcagcagttcTTCCCAGCAGGCTAACGGTGGTGCGGCTTCTACAGCGTCGCAGAACGATCCGGACATTCGATATCTCGGGATTCAGTTTTCGAGAAATGGTAATGTACAGCCGGGGACTGAAG ACTACAACAGGTTCATCGTACGGTGGGAGGCGGCCCACGATGCTGATAGCCAGTTTGAGACACCATACCCGACAGAGCCTGTCGAGCTGCAATCACCATACATAAACGGTCAAGAGGTGCCTAGGGAGTTTACGTTACCCTATGTTAACGGGGTACACGGGATAGCAGAACTTCCTTCACCTGAGCTGCTGGGGCTTCCCCCAGTAGCGGAATCGGTTGATGGACGTGAATTTGACGGAACACAGTAG
- a CDS encoding hypothetical protein (COG:F; EggNog:ENOG503NZJA) gives MKKKIALSVNAGSSSVKVSVYDVEFGQAPVQLAEAQISGLTSPPPTLKYVRDGKTVIKAKEVDDNIEGQRDAFSLLLETLVEDEDLPQIKSKEDIGIVCHRIVHGGDYSKPQLISNETYEHLENLNDLAPLHNANSLGIVQLCIRALPTANNVACFDSQFHSTIPEHIRTYPINRDIARSNKLRKYGFHGISYAFITRSATEFLGKEPDEVNMIALHLGSGASACAIKNGKSWDTSMGLTPLAGLPGATRSGSVDPSLVFHYASDVGKLSPASTSELHISRAEEILNKESGWKALTGTTDFGKITSLAFSSSSSSSSSDDDDYDHEVMKLAFDLFVDRICGFIGSYYVSLRGKVDALVFAGGIGEKSPQLRAAVVDQISCLGFQIDDEVNNNEIRNVVEEVGKKGGLDEPRVLVVQTDEQFEMARACAEDAEFW, from the exons atgaagaagaagatcgcCTTGTCAGTCAACGCCGGATCCTCCTCGGTGAAGGTCTCGGTGTATGATGTAGAGTTTGGTCAGGCACCAGTCCAGCTCGCAGAAGCTCAGATCAGTGGTTTGACATCACcgccccccaccctcaaGTATGTCCGAGATGGGAAGACGgtcatcaaggccaaggaggtggacgatAACATAGAGGGCCAGCGCGATGCCTTCTCCCTTCTGTTGGAAACTTTGGTCGAAGATGAGGACCTCCCCCAGATCAAGAGCAAGGAAGACATTGGCATCGTCTGCCATCGAATCGTCCATGGCGGCGACTACAGCAAGCCGCAACTGATATCCAATGAAACCTACGAACACCTCGAGAACCTGAACGACTTGGCTCCTCTCCACAATGCAAACAGTCTGGGTATTGTCCAGCTTTGCATCCGTGCCTTGCCAACGGCAAACAACGTGGCCTGCTTCGACAGTCAGTTCCATTCAACCATCCCAGAGCACATTCGCACTTACCCCATCAACCGTGACATTGCTCGAAGCAATAAACTGCGGAAATACGGATTCCACGGCATAAGCTACGCCTTCATCACACGCTCAGCCACCGAGTTTCTGGGAAAGGAGCCCGATGAGGTAAACATGAtcgccctccacctcggATCCGGAGCCAGCGCCTGTGCCATCAAAAACGGCAAAAGCTGGGACACCAGCATGGGGCTGACCCccctcgccggcctcccAGGCGCCACACGTAGCGGAAGTGTTGATCCCAG CCTAGTATTCCACTACGCCTCCGACGTAGGCAAACTCTCCCCCGCCTCAACCTCAGAGCTCCACATCTCCCGCGCCGAAGAAATCCTCAACAAAGAATCCGGCTGGAAAGCCCTCACCGGCACAACAGACTTTGGCAAAATCActtccttggccttttcctcctcctcctcctcctcctcctccgacgacgacgactatGACCACGAAGTGATGAAGCTAGCCTTTGACCTTTTTGTCGACCGCATCTGCGGCTTCATCGGCTCGTACTACGTCTCCCTCCGCGGCAAAGTCGACGCTCTAGTCTTTGCCGGCGGCATAGGCGAGAAGAGCCCCCAGCTTCGAGCCGCGGTCGTGGACCAGATCAGTTGCTTGGGGTTTCAGATTGACGACGaggtcaacaacaacgaaaTCAGgaatgtggtggaggaagtgggtaaaaagggggggttggacgagccgagggtgttggttgtGCAGACGGATGAGCAGTttgagatggcgagggcgtGTGCAGAGGATGCGGAGTTTTGGTAA